From the Chitinophaga lutea genome, the window CGGGTTACCCATATTGTAACTGCCGCTGGTGTTGTAAAACTGCAGGTACGGATAATAACCCGCCCGCAGGTTGTTGCCCACCAGCCCGTAGCTGCCGCGCAGCTTCAGGGTGCCCACCGACGGTACGGCATCGCTGAACCAGGCTTCCCGGGCGATGTTCCAGCCAAGGCCCACGGCAGGGAAATACCCCCAGCGCTTGCCGTCGGCAAACATATTATTATAGGAATAAGCCATCGCCAGCTCCAGCAGGTACCTCTGGTCGTAGTTGTAAGCGGCGCGGGCGGAGAACGATGAGTTGATCAGCGGCAGCTGGGAACCATCCGTGTAGCTGTCGCGGTAATACAACCCGGCGATGCCAACCTGGTGTTTGCCGAAAGTGGAATCGTAGCCCAGCTGCAGCTCGGTGTATGCCTGGCGGTTCTGCGAAGTAATGGACGAGCTGTTGGACTGCTCCCCGTCGGTGCCGATCTTGCCGATCACGGTATCCACCCCCGGCCGCATCGCTACGTTGTACACGGCAAAGGATTTGGAGCGGTTCAGCGCTTCGTCGTAATAACTGTTGAACGACACGAGGCCCTTTACGTACAGGCCGTGCAGCACGGCATCGAGGCGCTGTTTCAGGCTCAGGTCCACCGCCAGGTTGCGGTTATAGGTGGGCCGGTAGCCGGAGCGCGTTACCTGGCCGTACACGTTGTTGGTGTACTGGTTATTGCCGGCCAGGCTGCCGTTATAATTGAAAACCGGATAAGCGTTGTTTGGTGTACTGAGAATGTTTCTGAAAATACTGTCCGTGCGGGAACCCGGCTCGTTGCCGTTGCGGATGCGCCCGAACACGCTGAGGCTCATCAGCGTGGTGCGCGTCAGGTCCACATCCACATTCGTGCGGAAAATATATCGTTTGTAAAAGTTATTGGTGGGATAGGTGTTCTTCGGCTCGGTTACGAAATAACCCTGCTGATTCAGGTAATCGAGGTCCACGAAGTAGCGGGAAATTTTGTTGCCGCCTGCGATGTTCAGGTTGTAACGCTGCATGCCCGCCTGGTCTTTCAGCACGGTGTTGTACCAGTCCACGTCCGGATGGCCCAGGGGGTCGCTGCCCGTGCGCCATGCTTCCAGGTCGGCCGCGGTATAAACCGGTTGCCGCCCGTCGTTGATCAGCGCTTCGTTATACAGGCTGGCGTAGTCGTGCGCACCGAGGAACTTCGGCGTTTTGACCATCTGCTGCACGGCGGTCTGCGCGGTAAATGAAATCCTTTTTTTGCCGGCGTAGCCATGCCGGGTGGTCACGAGAATCACCCCGTTCTGCCCCCGCATGCCGTACATGGCGGCGCCGAGCGCGTCCTTCAGGATGGTGATGGAAGCCACCTGCTCGGGGTCGATCGACGTGCCGCTGCGGGGTACCCCGTCGATGACGATCAGGGGCGCGGCGCTGCGGATGTTCATGTCCGCCGCATCATCGCCCGGCTTCAGGCTGAACTGCTCGAGGTAAAGACCCGCGAGTTTGCCGTAGAGCGTGTTTTCCAGCGTGGTAACGGGAATGTTCCGCAGCTCGTCGCCATAAACGATGCCGTACGACTGCAACAGATTGGCCCCTGCCTGCTGTCCGAACAGTACCGGAACCGTGTCTTTCAAAGGCAGCACCTGGCCGGCGCGCACAGGGATGTTCGGGTATGAAGGCGATTTCCGGGCCATGGTATCCTGCGCTGCAGCAGGACGGGCACAAAGCGCCATCGCCGTCATCCCAAAGAAAAAGGGCATAGCGAACCTTTTCATCGGTGTCATCATATAACGTAATAGTTTAAAAGGACCAGCGAAAGATCAAATTGGTTGATTAGCTGTAACTCATTGGTTGATCTGTAAGCCTCAATGCTTCAAAAATAGGTGGGTATAAAATGGAAGCTACCCGTCATTTCTTGCTTAAATACAGGTGAAATCCATCAGGTTTCCGGATCAAAAAGAGGGGGTAAAAGAGAAAGAAAGGCCACCATGGCTTATTCACCGGCAGCACCGGCATTTCCGGCATGGGCGGCCGCGTATTCTTTGGGGGTGCGGCCAAACTCGGTTTTGAACCATTTGCGGAAGTAGTCCACATCAGAAAAACCTACCATATATGCCACCTCGGTAACGGTGAATTCGTTCCGCTCGAGGTACTGGGCCGCCCGTTTCAGGCGATAACCCCGGATGAATTCGATGGTGCTCTGGTTGGTGAGCGCCTTGATTTTCCGGTAAAGGGTGATACGGCTCATGTTCACTTCTTTGGCCAGCTGCTCCACATTGAGCGTGGGTTCCAGGATGTTGCCGTCGATAAAATGCATCACCTTATCGAGAAACACCTCGTCGGCCGATGTGATGGAGATGTTGCGGGGTTGCAGCATGATGTCTTTGCTGTACCGCTCGCGCAGCAGGGCGCGTGATTGCAGCAGGTTGTTGACCCGCAGCTGGAGCAGCCCCATATTAAAAGGTTTCGTTACATAATCGTCCGCGCCGGTCTCGAGGCCCTCCATCTGGAACACCAGCGGGCTGCGGGCCGTGAGCAGGATAATGGGAATATGGCTGGTGCGTTCGTCTTTTTTCAGTTTACGGCAGAGGTCGGTGCCGTTCATGCCGGGCATGGCCACGTCGGTGATGACGATATCAGGCAATACCTCCGTGGCGATTTTGAGCGCCTCCTTCCCGTCTGCCGCCTCGTGCACCGTGTACTGCCCACGGAAATGGGAAGCGATAAACGCCAGCATCTCCTCGTTGTCTTCCACGATCAGCATCACGGGCTGCTCTCCTTCTTCCTCACGTTGCAGAACGGGCAGCTCCGATTCCACCGGGATCACCGGCACATCGTGCTGTACTTCGCTTTCGGCATACTGCTCGCGATACAGCGGCAGCGTAACGGTGAAGCAGGTATGACCGGGTTTGTCAGGTGCAGACTGTACGCTTTCCACGCTGATCTGCCCCCGGTGCAGGCCCACGAGCCCTTTGGTGAACGCCAGCCCGATGCCGGTACCTGAAATCGGCAGGCCGGTATTATTATAATGATGGAAAGGATTAAAAATCTTGCCGAGGTGCTCGGGCGCAATGCCGGCGCCATTGTCTTCCACGGTGATCACCACCTTCCGTTCGGTGCTGGTGCGGATGGAAACCTTGATTTTGCCGCCGGCCGGGGTGAATTTCACCGCGTTGGAGAGCAGGTTGAAGAGGATTTTCTCCAGTTTGTCGTGGTCGAACCAAAGCTGCATTTCCGGGGATTCGGCGTCGAGGTTGAGGCGGAGGTTCCGCTGCCGGGCGTATGCGTCGAACGATTGCAGCACGTCCCGCACGAAGCGCACCATATCGTCCTGCACCACCTGCAGCTGCATATGGCCCGCTTCGAACTTCCGGAAATCGAGCAGCTGGTCGGTCAGCCGCATCAGGCGCTCCCCGTTGCGCTGCATGAGCAGCAGCTGCTGGAGCACTTTATGATTGCCCTGTTCCTCGTTCACCAGTTTTTCCAGCGGCGCCAGGATGAGGGTGAGCGGGGTTTTGATTTCGTGTGAGATGTTGGTGAAAAACGACAGCTTCCGCTGCGCCAGTTCGCGGTCTTTCTCCCGGCTGCGCTGCTGCATGGCCAGTTCGTGGCGGAGGTGCGCGGTTTTGAGGGAGTGCGACCAGAAGAAATACAAAATGGCGGCGGCGGTAACAAGATAAAAGAGGTAGGCGTACCAGGTTTTCCAGATCGGCGGCAGCACGGTGATGCGCAGGCTGGTGTATTCCTCATTCCACAGCCCGTCGTTATTGGCGGCTTTCACTTTGAACACATATTCGCCCGCGTCGAGGTTGGTATAGGTGGCCTGCTGCTGGCTGCCCACGTAGTTCCACTGCGGGTCGCCCTGCATACCTTCCAGCATGTAAGCATACTGGTTGGTGCCGGAGTTGATATAATTCAGCGCGGCGAAACCGATGGTAAAAAAGGCCTGGTTATGTTTTAAGGTGATGTGATCGGTGTAGGTGATGCTCTGGCGGAGCGGAGAATCGTCGCCGATGGGCACCAGCTTGTTTTTGATCAGGAACGACGTGAATGCGACCGGCGGTTTGGTGCGGTTGATGATCAGTTTTTCGGGGTTGAACGACACGATGCCGTTGTTCCCCCCGAACATCACCTCCCCGGCGGCCGTGCGGCAGGCGGCGGCCAGGAACTCGTTGGAACCGAGGCCATTGTTCACCGAATAGTTCACCACCTGCACGTCTTCTTTGGAAAACGGCGCATGGGCCTTGCGGATCACGATTTTGGCGATGCTCTGGTCGAAGCTCACCCACATGTCCCCTTTCTGGTCCTGGATGATGCCGTGCACGATGTTGCTGGAAAGCCCGAAAGCCGTATCCAACGTGAAGAACTGGTTCCTTTCCCGGTTCAGGAGCTTGAGCCCGCCTCCCCGCGTGCCAATCCAGATGTTGCGGCGGTCGTCTTCATATATACACAGGATGGCGTTCTTGTTAAATACGCTGTCGTATTCGGCGAGGTAGTTCCGGAAATGCTGCCGGCCTTTGGGCAGCCAGCTCAGGCCAACCTCCGTGCCTATCCATACGCCGCCCTGGCTGTCGAGAATCAGGGCGTTGATGTCGTTGGAAATGATGCTGCCGGGGTCCTTTTTGTTATTGCGGTAGCGGAACGTATCGCCCGCCGCATTTATCCGGAAAAGCCCTCCTTTGGTCCCGATCCACAGGTCCTGGTCATCGCCTGCCAGGCCGTACACCACATCGTCCATGGCGCGGGCGGGCGTTTCCTTCAGCGGGATGGGCTGCATGCCGCCGGAGGAGATATTATGACGGAAAAGCCCTTCCAGCGTACCGATGAACAGGTTGTTGCGCTGGTCGAGATGAATGGCTTTCACCATTTCAGGGTTGATATGGTGCGGCGAGCCGGGATTTACGCGGACGTGACGGAAGGTGTTGTTTTTCCGGTCGTAATAATTCACGCCGCCGCCTTCGGTGGCAATCCAGAGGTTCTGCTGTTTATCTTCCTTGATGCTGCTCACCACCCGGTACGTAAGGCCCGGCTGGCGGCCCATCTGTTCGTTTATATAACTGAAATTTTCGTTGCCCGGGTGCTCCACGCTGATGCCGCCGGCAAAGGAGCCCACCCACATGCTCCCGGCCCGGTCCTTCATCATGCACAGGATGCTGTTGCCGGAAATGGAATACGGGTCGTACTTGTCGACCACGTAATTGCGGACCGCCGTGCGGGTGTTGTTGAGGATGTACAGGCCGTTACGGGTGCCTATCCAGGCTTCGCCATGCTGAAAATAAATGGCGCGCACCATGTCGCTCCCGATCTGTACCCGGGTATCGGAATTAAAGTTGGCGCACTGGCGGGTATTGCGGTCCCACACGATGAGGCCGTCTTTTTCCGTGCCCAGCCACACATTCCCGGCACTGTCGATGCTGGCGTGCTGGAAGGAACTTTTGCCGTAGCGCTCGTTTTTCAGCAGGGCCTCGGGCGTGGGCAACACACGGCGGCTCACGGGATTGTAACAGATCACCCGCTGACCGCCGGCCAGCCAGAGGATGCCCTCGGCATCGATGGCGATGGTGCGCACGTACGGCACCCCGATCTCCTGCCCCAGGTTCACGGGCCGCAGGCGGCGGTATTCCTGGTCGTACCACATCAGGCCACGGGCGGTGCCCACCCAGATGTTGCCGCGGGCGTCCTTTTTTATGGCGTTGACGTGTTTGAAGTTATAATCTTTAGGCGGCAGTACGCGGTGAAAACGTTCGAGCCGGGGGTCGAAGAGGTCGAGACCGAAGGCGGAGCCCACCAGCAGGTTACCCTGGCCGTCTTCTTCCAGGTTCAGTAATTCATTGCTGATAATGCTGTAAGGGTTGGTGGGGTCGTACCGGAAATGGCGGAAACCGTAACCATCGTACCGGTTCAGGCCGTCGGTGGTGGCCACCCAGATAAAACCACGCGAATCCTGGAAGAGGCTGTACACGGAGCTTTGCGACAATCCTTCTGCAATCCCAAGATGCGAAAAGCGCAGGTTGTTGACCTGTGCAGTTCCGACGGTATGGAATAATACAATAAAGAGTACCGCGATAAAACTGAAACGTTTAATTCCCCCCAGGTGTAAAGTCATACGCAACGTGGCCTGATTACCGCGTTAAAATTAACTATTTGGGGTGAAAGAAAAAACCGGGCCTGCTCCAATACTTTTTATCTCCGGCCGGGGCGGGTTCCGTCGTCATCCTCCCCTTCCTCGCTGCGCCCGCGGCCGCTGTCCCTTCCCTGTTGATTCCACAGACCCGGTTTTCCCGTTTATACTTTCAAAATCCTGTCCTGCCGCCAGTTCTGGTCATAATACACAAAAAAGGCGAGCCAGATGCTGCGCGAAAGCCGCATCAATACGGGCTGCAACACGATCAGCAGCACGGCGTTCACGCCCAGCCACCAGAAAATACGGTTGTCGTACAGGGAAAAACCCAGCAATACCCACCACGCCACAAACGTTGATACGCTCAGGGCAACAGACAGCGCATAACTCACGTAGCCGGTGCCGAAATAAAAGCCGGTTTCCGGTTCCGATGGCTGACCGCATGCCGGGCAGTGCTCGTTCATTTTCATGAATTTTTTGAGGTGATAGGGATTCGCATCCTCGTATAACTTGCCGTGCCGGCAGCGTGGACATTTATTCTGCAAAACGCTCAGCACCAGGTTCGGTTTACGTTCCATATATCAATCAGTTTAAATTTTTCCTGAACTCATCCGGCGTAATGCCTTCATATTTTTTGAAGAACCGGGAGAAATAAGAGTTGTCCTCGAAATTCAGCTCCCGCGCGATCTGCGTTACTGTCATGCCCGCGTTGGTGAGCATGCGTTTGGCTTCGAGCAGGATGCGGTCGCGGATCAGCTCCCCGGCGGTTTTGCCCAGTAAGTCCTGGCAAAGCGCGTTCAGATGGTTGGGCGTAATGTAGAGCAGCTCCGCGTATTCTTTCGGCAGTTTGATGTTGCGGTAATGTTTGTTGATCAGCTGCTGGAAATTGCGCAGCACCAGCTGTTTCTGCTGGGGAATGATTTTAGTCCCGTCTTTCCCGCAGCACTTTTCGATGGTGAGGAACAACTGCAGGAGCAGCACCCGTACCATATCGTATTCCTGCTGGGCGGTTTCGTCGAGGATTTTTTCGAGCAGCGCGGTAACGTCTTTCCGCGACCCGGCCGGCACGGTCATTACCTGGTCTTTGCTGTTGCCGGAGAAGAAGGTGAACCGGTCGAGGTAATCATGATCGAGCAGAAAAGTGCGGAAGAAGGCTTCCGAGAAATGGATCACGTATCCATCCACATCCGGGTTAAAATGCCAGCTGTGCACCTGGCCCGGCACCATAAAATAAATCTGGTGGGGCGTAACGGCGTAGCGGGAGAAGTCGATCGTCTGCGAGCCGCTGCCCTCCGTAAAAAACACCATATGAAAAAAGGAGTGCCCGTGTTGCTGATGCACCCGCTGGTAGTTCTTTTTGAGATAGTGGCTCATCCTTTCGGCGAGCAGGTCTTCCTGCTTGTGGCCTGTGCTGATGCTGCAGATGTCGTACACCGGGATGGATGGTTTCATCCGTTATTGCTTTTATTTTTCAATGGCCTTGCACAAATATTCCCTGTGAGAGGGCTTTTCCGGTGCGCGGCTTGCTAACAGCACAAAGGTACGATGGAAGGTGGGGCCGGCCAATGACGATTCAGGGGTTTTATGGCACTTTTTACCGTTTTAGTGCCGGCGCGGAGACCGCGCCGGGCTTTTGGTCACCATTATTCCTGGTTGATCACCTCCATAATGGTGAATTTTTTCTGGCCGGTAGGCACCTGCCACATCACTTGCTGCCCTTGGCGGAAACCGATAAGCGCCGCGCCTACAGGGTTCATCACGGAAATTTTCCGTTGTTTGATGTCGGCGCTATCCGGCATCACCACGATGATTTCCATGGTTTTATCGTTATGCAGGTCTTTGACGATCACTTTGGAATTGAGGCGCACAACATCGGCCGGGAATTGTTCCTTGCTCACGAGTTTCGCCTTCCTGAAATCGGCCTGTAATGCTTCCACTACCTGCGGGCCGAACGTACTTGCGCGCTGCCCGTCGTTGAGACATGCCGTTAACATCTCATAATCATCTTCCCTGAATACCAGTTGATGGTTTACTTTTTGCATAGCAGTTAATTTAAAAATGAATGAATGCGCTGATGATTTCCCTTTCCAGGAAATAAAAAAATCATGCTGTAATGGAAATCCGTTGATTTCACATCAAAGCATTCAGTTGGAATAAATTTTAACAGGAAAGGGTACCCTGAGCCTGGGATACTGTTTTAGCAGGCCAGGGTTGAATTATTGAAGTCCTTAAAATTTGAGAAGTAGTACAACTTCTTGCAGAACGTGCGGAATTGCTGACCGGTACAGCCATACAGCGGCATTGCATCCGCAGCGACCGTGCGGATAGCGCCATTATATATTTGTGTACGTGTACCTGACATACAACAAACATACGGAATTATTTTTAAATCCCCTTCGCGGATAATTCATAGCATGAAATAAGCGCGCCCATGCATTGCGAAGCGGAGCTTCTTCATCATGGCACTTTTCCCCGACAATATCGAGAGCGGTAATTATCACCAGGTGTTTTTCATGGTATCGGCGCAAATCTATTTACACTGGGAACTTCACAAGTACTGTTTTGGCGCTGTAAAGCCAAAACCTGTAACGGCTACCAATACCGTATAGTGATGGCCGTATAAACCGCAACGATCCTGTACTGACATCCATCCCTGTACGGTTTTTCAGCAGGAGACGGTCATAAAACCTGGTATATATAGTACCTATAAGGTACCTTTAAAGTACGTATATAGTACGTATATAGTACCCCTTTATAGAGGTACTATATAGGTACCTTATAGGTACTATATATATGCCTCAAACGTACTTTAACCAGGTTCCTTACCGTCTGCCAGGCCCTTATTACAAAACATAACCATAGCGAAAACTCCAGGAAACACATCGGAAAAGCATCAACACCGCACTCCTGCACCCTGCATTCGCTTTAATCCCATCCGCATGGGCAAGCCCGCTTTATCACCTTTCCCGGAGAGGGCCTGAATCCCCCGTGGTTCTCCCGGCCTCACTCCTCTCCTGCACACGCCCTTTTCTTTTCAGTTTCCTTTAACAAATAAAATTTGGAGGAATGCCGAGCACATACTTACTTTGTAATTCAAAGCACTTTCCTAGTTAGAACATCGTCCGGTACACGGACTATTTTTTCACCTTTACACTTTGCAATACAAAGTGGATTAAATTCATTCGCATGCACACCTCCCGGCAATGGATCGAACATTTCCGCAACAACCTCCGGTATTACCGTATCAACTGGGACATCCAGCCCTCCATCTCCTCCCGCGAAACCGCCACCATCCTCCGTTCCATGCAGGCATGGCAGCTGGGTGAAACGTCGGACGGGCATAACCTCATACGGGCGGTGACCAGGTATGCAGAAAAACACGACGATCCGGATTACATCGAAGCGATGAAACTCTTCATCAAAGAAGAGCAGAAGCATGGCGAGAATCTCGGCCGTTATCTCGATGCCATCGGGCAGCCGAGGATTAAAAAAGACTGGGGCGACTCCCTCTTCCGCTGGTTCCGCGGTTTTAACACCAGCATGGAAATGTGGACGGTTGCGGTGCTGACGGTGGAAAGTGCGGCGCAGATCTATTACCAGGCGCTCAAAGATGCCACGTATTGCGTGTTGCTCAAACAGATCTGTCGCGACATCCTGATCGACGAGGCATATCACATTACGTTCCAGGTAGAAAGAATGACCATCCTCTACGATCAGAAATCCCCTGCCGGGAAAATGATCTGCGCTCCCCTGTATAAACTGTTTTTCTTCGGAACGGCGCTCACCGTGTGGTTCGCACACCGGCGGCTGTTCGAAGCGGGCGGCAATACCTATCACAGTTACATGCGCAAAATGCACTACAAATACATGAGAACCTTCCATCGCCTCACTGCACCGAAAACCAAACCGGAACCCGCACTGATATGAAAACGCCCCTCTCCTCCGCCGGAAAAATGCTGCTGGTATCCGTTTCGTTCTGCCTTTTGTTGACGGTAGTGCGGATGTGTTATACCGGCAGCATCATGTACGGGTTCTACATCTGGAATATGGTGCTGGCCCTGGTGCCGCTGGCTTTCAGCAGAAAGCTGGCGGTGGCCGGCCGGCTGCGCTGGCATACGCTGCTTTTGTTTGCAGGATGGCTGGTGTTTTTTCCGAATGCGCCTTACCTGGTCACCGATGTATTCCACTTCGCGAAAGCATCGGCCATGCCAAAGTGGTTCGACCTGATACTGGTGATCTCTGCAGCCTGGAACGGGCTGCTGCTGGGC encodes:
- a CDS encoding DUF983 domain-containing protein; amino-acid sequence: MERKPNLVLSVLQNKCPRCRHGKLYEDANPYHLKKFMKMNEHCPACGQPSEPETGFYFGTGYVSYALSVALSVSTFVAWWVLLGFSLYDNRIFWWLGVNAVLLIVLQPVLMRLSRSIWLAFFVYYDQNWRQDRILKV
- a CDS encoding DUF1361 domain-containing protein, producing the protein MKTPLSSAGKMLLVSVSFCLLLTVVRMCYTGSIMYGFYIWNMVLALVPLAFSRKLAVAGRLRWHTLLLFAGWLVFFPNAPYLVTDVFHFAKASAMPKWFDLILVISAAWNGLLLGILSLMHVERFLVFHFSQRAVHVLLAALILLCGYGVYIGRFLRFNSWDVVTDPLGLLAVLGGHWLQPAMHVTVWGFTFLFAALFSIAYFTLRQWKE
- a CDS encoding helix-turn-helix domain-containing protein; this encodes MKPSIPVYDICSISTGHKQEDLLAERMSHYLKKNYQRVHQQHGHSFFHMVFFTEGSGSQTIDFSRYAVTPHQIYFMVPGQVHSWHFNPDVDGYVIHFSEAFFRTFLLDHDYLDRFTFFSGNSKDQVMTVPAGSRKDVTALLEKILDETAQQEYDMVRVLLLQLFLTIEKCCGKDGTKIIPQQKQLVLRNFQQLINKHYRNIKLPKEYAELLYITPNHLNALCQDLLGKTAGELIRDRILLEAKRMLTNAGMTVTQIARELNFEDNSYFSRFFKKYEGITPDEFRKNLN
- a CDS encoding GreA/GreB family elongation factor, giving the protein MQKVNHQLVFREDDYEMLTACLNDGQRASTFGPQVVEALQADFRKAKLVSKEQFPADVVRLNSKVIVKDLHNDKTMEIIVVMPDSADIKQRKISVMNPVGAALIGFRQGQQVMWQVPTGQKKFTIMEVINQE
- a CDS encoding ferritin-like domain-containing protein, whose protein sequence is MHTSRQWIEHFRNNLRYYRINWDIQPSISSRETATILRSMQAWQLGETSDGHNLIRAVTRYAEKHDDPDYIEAMKLFIKEEQKHGENLGRYLDAIGQPRIKKDWGDSLFRWFRGFNTSMEMWTVAVLTVESAAQIYYQALKDATYCVLLKQICRDILIDEAYHITFQVERMTILYDQKSPAGKMICAPLYKLFFFGTALTVWFAHRRLFEAGGNTYHSYMRKMHYKYMRTFHRLTAPKTKPEPALI
- a CDS encoding two-component regulator propeller domain-containing protein, producing MTLHLGGIKRFSFIAVLFIVLFHTVGTAQVNNLRFSHLGIAEGLSQSSVYSLFQDSRGFIWVATTDGLNRYDGYGFRHFRYDPTNPYSIISNELLNLEEDGQGNLLVGSAFGLDLFDPRLERFHRVLPPKDYNFKHVNAIKKDARGNIWVGTARGLMWYDQEYRRLRPVNLGQEIGVPYVRTIAIDAEGILWLAGGQRVICYNPVSRRVLPTPEALLKNERYGKSSFQHASIDSAGNVWLGTEKDGLIVWDRNTRQCANFNSDTRVQIGSDMVRAIYFQHGEAWIGTRNGLYILNNTRTAVRNYVVDKYDPYSISGNSILCMMKDRAGSMWVGSFAGGISVEHPGNENFSYINEQMGRQPGLTYRVVSSIKEDKQQNLWIATEGGGVNYYDRKNNTFRHVRVNPGSPHHINPEMVKAIHLDQRNNLFIGTLEGLFRHNISSGGMQPIPLKETPARAMDDVVYGLAGDDQDLWIGTKGGLFRINAAGDTFRYRNNKKDPGSIISNDINALILDSQGGVWIGTEVGLSWLPKGRQHFRNYLAEYDSVFNKNAILCIYEDDRRNIWIGTRGGGLKLLNRERNQFFTLDTAFGLSSNIVHGIIQDQKGDMWVSFDQSIAKIVIRKAHAPFSKEDVQVVNYSVNNGLGSNEFLAAACRTAAGEVMFGGNNGIVSFNPEKLIINRTKPPVAFTSFLIKNKLVPIGDDSPLRQSITYTDHITLKHNQAFFTIGFAALNYINSGTNQYAYMLEGMQGDPQWNYVGSQQQATYTNLDAGEYVFKVKAANNDGLWNEEYTSLRITVLPPIWKTWYAYLFYLVTAAAILYFFWSHSLKTAHLRHELAMQQRSREKDRELAQRKLSFFTNISHEIKTPLTLILAPLEKLVNEEQGNHKVLQQLLLMQRNGERLMRLTDQLLDFRKFEAGHMQLQVVQDDMVRFVRDVLQSFDAYARQRNLRLNLDAESPEMQLWFDHDKLEKILFNLLSNAVKFTPAGGKIKVSIRTSTERKVVITVEDNGAGIAPEHLGKIFNPFHHYNNTGLPISGTGIGLAFTKGLVGLHRGQISVESVQSAPDKPGHTCFTVTLPLYREQYAESEVQHDVPVIPVESELPVLQREEEGEQPVMLIVEDNEEMLAFIASHFRGQYTVHEAADGKEALKIATEVLPDIVITDVAMPGMNGTDLCRKLKKDERTSHIPIILLTARSPLVFQMEGLETGADDYVTKPFNMGLLQLRVNNLLQSRALLRERYSKDIMLQPRNISITSADEVFLDKVMHFIDGNILEPTLNVEQLAKEVNMSRITLYRKIKALTNQSTIEFIRGYRLKRAAQYLERNEFTVTEVAYMVGFSDVDYFRKWFKTEFGRTPKEYAAAHAGNAGAAGE
- a CDS encoding SusC/RagA family TonB-linked outer membrane protein, giving the protein MPFFFGMTAMALCARPAAAQDTMARKSPSYPNIPVRAGQVLPLKDTVPVLFGQQAGANLLQSYGIVYGDELRNIPVTTLENTLYGKLAGLYLEQFSLKPGDDAADMNIRSAAPLIVIDGVPRSGTSIDPEQVASITILKDALGAAMYGMRGQNGVILVTTRHGYAGKKRISFTAQTAVQQMVKTPKFLGAHDYASLYNEALINDGRQPVYTAADLEAWRTGSDPLGHPDVDWYNTVLKDQAGMQRYNLNIAGGNKISRYFVDLDYLNQQGYFVTEPKNTYPTNNFYKRYIFRTNVDVDLTRTTLMSLSVFGRIRNGNEPGSRTDSIFRNILSTPNNAYPVFNYNGSLAGNNQYTNNVYGQVTRSGYRPTYNRNLAVDLSLKQRLDAVLHGLYVKGLVSFNSYYDEALNRSKSFAVYNVAMRPGVDTVIGKIGTDGEQSNSSSITSQNRQAYTELQLGYDSTFGKHQVGIAGLYYRDSYTDGSQLPLINSSFSARAAYNYDQRYLLELAMAYSYNNMFADGKRWGYFPAVGLGWNIAREAWFSDAVPSVGTLKLRGSYGLVGNNLRAGYYPYLQFYNTSGSYNMGNPATSASAIYEASLANPFLTWEKARKMNIGLDVATGNNKLQFSAEYYLHKLDDLMMRRGTNAGGMLGANLPLENIGKQTARGLELSAGYREQLGELGYYAKGNVNFARTRIDYMDEVIRRYGWNQRTGQTVGQIFGLVADGFYQSKEDAENSPALDGYTPVPGDIKYKDLNGDGTINVFDERAIGSDKPLIYYGLTAGISWKGIDLNMVWQGVANRSINMRGNNTWEFLSNANGGPGQAMEHHLGRWTPATAASATYPRLSVNGNINNQRTSTFWVKDAGYLRLKSLEVGYTLPQRWVSYLHLASVRAFASGYNLLTFTPLDRVDPESYLGGYPNQRIVNFGVNIQL